The segment CCGGCGCGTCCGTCATCGCCGCGATCGTGCTCGTCGTGCTCGACGGCGCCATCGCCAACATCGCCCTGCCGACCGTCGCCGGCACGCTCGGGGTTCCGCCCGCCGACACCGTCTGGATCATTACCGCCTATCAACTGGCCCTGGTGATCGCGCTCCTGCCCGTCGGCGCCCTCGGCGAGAGTCTCGGGCACCGCCGGGTGTTCACCGGCGGGGTGCTGCTGTTCACCGCGGCCTCCGCCGGCTGCGCCCTGGCGCCGACGCTGCCCTGGCTGATCGCCGCGCGTTTCGTGCAGGGGCTCGGCGGGGCGGCGGTGATGGCGCTGGGTGTCGCGCTGCTGCGCTTCGTCTATCCGCAGCGGCTGCTCGGCGCCGCCATCGGCTGGAACGCCCTGGCCATCGCGCTCGCCTCGGCGGCGGGACCGACGATCGGGTCGGGCATCCTCGCCGTCGCCCCCTGGCCCGTCCTGTTCGCGGTCAACATCCCGGTCGGCCTCGTGGTTCTGGCGACCGCCCGCGCGCTGCCCGCCGTCGCGGGAACCAAGCGCCGCCTCGATCCGGTCAGCGTCGCCCTCAACGCCGGATTCTTCGCCGCCCTGGTGATGGGGGCCGAGACCGTCGCGGCGCAGCCCCTGCGCGGCGGCGCGCTGCTGCTGGCCGCGGCGCTCTGCCTTGCCGGGCTGGTCCGTCGCGAAAAGCAACGCGAAGCGCCGCTGGTGCCGCTCGATCTGCTGCGGGTGCGCTCCTTCCGCCTGTCGGTGGTCGCCTCCGTCCTCTGCTTCACCGGCCAGATGGCCGCCGCCGTGGCCCTGCCCTTCTACCTGCAGCACGGGCTCGGCCAGGACATCGTCACGGCGGGGCTGTTCCTGGTGCCGTGGCCGCTGGCGACCGCCGTCGCCGCCCCCATCGCGGGCCGGCTGTCCGACCGGGTGGGGACGGGCTGGCTGTGCGCCGTGGGCGGCCTGCTCCTCGCCGCCGGCCTCGCCCTGGCGGCGGTCTGGCCGCTCGGGCAGGACGCGCGGCCGCTGCTGGCCTTCATGGTGATGTGCGGTTTCGGCTTCGGGCTGTTCCAGACGCCCAACAACCGCAACATGCTGCTGACCGTGCCCAAGACGCGCAGCGGCGCCGCCGGAGGGATGCAGGGCACCGCGCGTCTGGTCGGGCAGACCGCCGGCGCGGTGCTCATGACCGTGCTGTTCTCGCTGCTGTCCGGTCCGGAGACGGCGCCGCGCCTCGGCCTCGCCCTGGCCGCCGCCCTCACCCTGGCGGGCGGCCTGACCAGCCTGCTGCGCGTTCCCCCGCGCGGCGCGGCGGAGGCCGTGGAGGCCGTTGAGGCGCCGGCCCCTGGCCGGTGAGCCCGGCCCCGGGGGATCGTCAGCCGCGCCGCGCGGCCTCGATCGCCGCGACGTCGATCTTCGTCATGCCCATCATCGCCGCGAAGGCGCGTCCGGCTTCGTCGCCGCCGGCCGCCAGCGCCTCGGTCAGGACGCGCGGCGTGATCTGCCAGGAGACGCCCCAGCGGTCCTTGCACCAGCCACAGGCGCTTTCCTGCCCGCCGTTGCCGACGATGGCGTTCCAGTAGCGGTCGGTCTCCTCCTGATCGTTGGTGGCGATCTGGAACGAGAAGGCTTCGGTGTGTTTGAACGTCGGCCCGCCGTTGAGGCCGAGGCAGGGAATGCCGGCGACCGTGAACTGCACCGTCAGCACGCCGCCCGCCTTGCCGGACGGGTAGTCGCCGGGCGCGCGGTGAACGGCGCCCACCGCACTGTCGGGAAAGACCGTGGCGTAGAAGCGGGCCGCGGCCTCCGCGTCCTTGTCGTACCAGAGGCAGATGGTGTTTTTGGCGGTCGTCATGGCGTGTCCCTTCCCTGTCGGTGCGTTGCCGATGCGCGTGAGGATACGCCCCCGCCCTTGTTGACGGGAAGGTTGCAATCCCTTTCGCAGAGGTGGCGCATGAGCGACCCGAAGAAGCCGGACGACACCGCCGTCCATCCCCCGCGCAGCTACGACCCCGACAGCCAAAAGCCGGCCAGCGACCGCCCCAATGATCGGGACGAGGCCGCGCCCGGCACGCCGGGGACCGGCGAGGACATCGACCCCAGGACCGGCGAGACCTTCACCGAGGGCATCGGCGGCGCCTGACCGCCCTTACCGCCCAGGCATTATCGTCCCGCGGCTAAAGCCTGCATGGTCACGCGGGCGGCGCTGGCGATGTGCTCGTCGTAGAGCTGGCGTGTGCGCACCGTGTCGCGGGCGGTCATCGCCTCGAAGATCTCGCGGATTTCGCGGATCGTGTTGGGCAGCCGCCCCGGCTCGGCCAGCGACACCCCGCGCAGCAGCTGGATGCGGTTGTGCAGCGCCTTGAGGATCTGCGCCATCGTCGGGTTGCCGCAGCCGGCGATCAGCGTGTCGTAGAACATGGTCTTCGCCGTGCGGATGCGCGACGGCACGCCTTCCGCCGCCGCCGCCTCGAAGGCCGCCATGGCGTCGGCGAGGATGGCCCACTGCTCCGGGTTGGCCTGGGCGATGAACTCCGCCGCCGCCAGGCTCTCCAGCGCCCCGCGCACCTGATAGATCTGCCGGACATCCTCCGCCGTCAGGGTCACCACCTCCAACCCGCGCTGGGGCACGTTGTGGACCAGCCCCTCCGCCTCCAGCTGGCGCAGAGCCTCCCGCAGGATCGGGCGGCTGACCTGCAACGTCTCGCACAGCTCGCGTTCGACCAGCCGGTCGCCGGGGGAATAGCGCCCGTCGGCGATGGCCGCGCGCAACAGGTCGATCACCTGCTGACGCAGGGGAGCGGCGACGCGGACAATATTTATCGGCAAATTTGACATAAAATTTCTCTTCTTGTCAGACAGTATGACGATCTGCTTGCGCCACACTACCACCTTCGATTAGCATACGTATCAACGACGATCCAAGGCGGCGGCCCAGAGGGCCAAACGCCACACCCACCACACCATACCATCACCTCGCACACAGGAGGCAGGCGTGCAGCGGAGTGCACAAGCGAGCGCCGTTTCAAAAAGCGCCGGCGAGCCTGAGGCCGCGTCCGACCCCAACCGGCAGAGGCGCCGCGAGCGGCTGCTTCAAATCGGCACGCTGGTCCTGCTGCTCGCCGTCTGGGAATTCGCGGCGCGCGACGCGAACAAGCTGCTGGTCGCGGTGCCCAGCGACATCGCCATCGCAACCTGGGAGCTGCTGCTGAACGGCGAGCTGCTCTCGGCGACGCTGGACAGCATGTCGACCTTCGTCCTGGGCTTCGTCATCGCCTCGGTCATCGGCATCGTGGTCGGCTTCGCGATGGGCACGAACCGCACGGTGGAGGTGATCCTCGATCCCTACATCAACGCGCTCTACGCCATGCCGCTGGTGGCGCTGATCCCCATCCTGATGCTGTGGGTGGGCATCGGCTTCCTGGCCAAGATCACGATCATCATCCTGTTCGCGGTCTTCCCGGTGATCATCAACACGGTCACCGGCGTGAAGAACGTCGACCGGCACTATCTGGACATCGGCAAGGCCTTCATGGCCTCGCGGTTCATGGTCTACCGCCAGATCATCG is part of the Azospirillum baldaniorum genome and harbors:
- a CDS encoding ABC transporter permease; protein product: MQRSAQASAVSKSAGEPEAASDPNRQRRRERLLQIGTLVLLLAVWEFAARDANKLLVAVPSDIAIATWELLLNGELLSATLDSMSTFVLGFVIASVIGIVVGFAMGTNRTVEVILDPYINALYAMPLVALIPILMLWVGIGFLAKITIIILFAVFPVIINTVTGVKNVDRHYLDIGKAFMASRFMVYRQIIAPYALPYVASGLRIALGRGIIAMIVAEFLTSISGLGGLIINYTNAFETAKAFAPVLVVALLANALTVLVQKVEERFGRWRRR
- a CDS encoding GntR family transcriptional regulator — encoded protein: MSNLPINIVRVAAPLRQQVIDLLRAAIADGRYSPGDRLVERELCETLQVSRPILREALRQLEAEGLVHNVPQRGLEVVTLTAEDVRQIYQVRGALESLAAAEFIAQANPEQWAILADAMAAFEAAAAEGVPSRIRTAKTMFYDTLIAGCGNPTMAQILKALHNRIQLLRGVSLAEPGRLPNTIREIREIFEAMTARDTVRTRQLYDEHIASAARVTMQALAAGR
- a CDS encoding MFS transporter gives rise to the protein MPRSTLARTPDSPHPDGLPMPRRAVAGASVIAAIVLVVLDGAIANIALPTVAGTLGVPPADTVWIITAYQLALVIALLPVGALGESLGHRRVFTGGVLLFTAASAGCALAPTLPWLIAARFVQGLGGAAVMALGVALLRFVYPQRLLGAAIGWNALAIALASAAGPTIGSGILAVAPWPVLFAVNIPVGLVVLATARALPAVAGTKRRLDPVSVALNAGFFAALVMGAETVAAQPLRGGALLLAAALCLAGLVRREKQREAPLVPLDLLRVRSFRLSVVASVLCFTGQMAAAVALPFYLQHGLGQDIVTAGLFLVPWPLATAVAAPIAGRLSDRVGTGWLCAVGGLLLAAGLALAAVWPLGQDARPLLAFMVMCGFGFGLFQTPNNRNMLLTVPKTRSGAAGGMQGTARLVGQTAGAVLMTVLFSLLSGPETAPRLGLALAAALTLAGGLTSLLRVPPRGAAEAVEAVEAPAPGR
- a CDS encoding VOC family protein is translated as MTTAKNTICLWYDKDAEAAARFYATVFPDSAVGAVHRAPGDYPSGKAGGVLTVQFTVAGIPCLGLNGGPTFKHTEAFSFQIATNDQEETDRYWNAIVGNGGQESACGWCKDRWGVSWQITPRVLTEALAAGGDEAGRAFAAMMGMTKIDVAAIEAARRG